From Apium graveolens cultivar Ventura chromosome 9, ASM990537v1, whole genome shotgun sequence, the proteins below share one genomic window:
- the LOC141682599 gene encoding uncharacterized protein LOC141682599, with protein MYTTFPHNTLPLICLSISLDISIGIQSLTHSFQNLCKSQSSRDRAEFLKLCKRDDYIIRVWHLLQFEDLMICSCLSNMSLVGSSSSSYRNRKHYSLSGSKKISGLYASIVSSNKSKICVIYFR; from the exons ATGTACACAACTTTTCCCCATAACACTCTTCCACTCATCTGTCTTTCTATCTCTCTTGACATCTCGATTG GTATTCAATCTCTAACCCACTCATTTCAGAATCTGTGTAAGTCTCAATCCAGTCGTGACAGGGCTGAGTTCTTGAAACTTTGCAAAAGGGATGACTACATTATTCGTGTTTGGCATCTTCTTCAGTTTGAGGATCTTATG ATTTGTAGTTGTTTGTCAAACATGTCTTTAGTTggttcttcttcatcatcatacAGAAATCGTAAGCATTACTCACTATCTGGAAGCAAAAAAATATCTGGCTTGTATGCATCTATTGTCAGTTCCAACAAGTCTAAGATATGTGTTATTTATTTTAG ATAA